Sequence from the Acropora muricata isolate sample 2 chromosome 10, ASM3666990v1, whole genome shotgun sequence genome:
aatagtttctccattgaactcactgttcagtgtgacagatgcttgatttggggtctggggtggcgggcggggctcgtggctggtttgcgggtagggcaggcttatggggtgttccaccaacctgggtttgggttgttggggtcagtccccagatccttgagcacccaacctccatttgcgacacaggcgttaattgTTATAACCATAAATTTCCAGATGACGAGGAAAGTGGAGAAGATGAAGATGTTCTTTCCAGGAATGCCATCAAGCGCTATTCTCAACAGATTGTCGATTCCAAGACAAAAAAGCACAAAACTCGAAAAGGAAAGAGGAAGTCAAAACAATAAACTTTCAGAACAGTCTGTACATAAGAACATACTTGGGTTTTGTCTGCACTTTAGCCAGTTATGTCTACAACAACAACACTGTATTGTCCTTGCCATAAAGTGATAGGAAAGAAACTTTGAATTCTAAATTATTTGTGCTTATTTTATTGATTGGTATCACCATTGCATTTATTGAAGCATCTGAAGCCCCGTAGACTGTCATCCAGTTGATTGCTTCAATTAAAATAGATAACTGTCATTAAGATGGGCCATGTTTCAGCCTTGTTCTCATACACTTGACCTTGGAATGAGGCAAAGTCATTTGTGATAATCATGATCAGTTTGACATCAGCCAGATAAGGAACCAGGTTCCTTTGTTACCCTTAGGAATTAAGGACTGGTTTGAACCATTTCTAACTTAACCTCTGGGACTGTTATCCTGACTTTCAGTCTATGTGTCTCAGGAGcacaataaaattcaacagcCAGCCAGTGAGCCTTTAAATGGATCACACATGCAGAATCAATTTGCATGTGTTGAAGTTCTCACTCTAGCCATGAAAGAagaaatattttctttctttattcaaTCTTATTCTGAGTCACAACCTTCATCTAACAACTCCCAACTTCTTGTTGACTCCAAACCACAAACTCTGTGAACAGGGTAGCTTTCTTTTTTCCACATCTACACTGTACTATCGCTACAAGTGAAGGATAATTTTGCACAGTTTCCTATTTTTATGTCTAGATTGCTAAAAGTTAACAAGAGAAAAAGGAACGGGATGGCAGTATGTATTTTGCCTGTTCATTTGCTTCTTGCCAACATTAGAGACTCACTGTCTACTTCCATGTTTCACCTGTTGAACAGCACATTAAACTATTGTCCTACAAGAAAGCATTAATTCAACTGTCATTCTTCATACTTCAACATAATTTTTCGCACCACCTCACGATCCACTTTGCCCTCTAAGACATCTTGTATGATATTCCTCAAGTTTATTGCTTCTTCCCCTTCTAGTTTATCCAAAATCTCATATAAATCATCAAGCTCCACAATGAGGGACTTCTTCTCTGCAATTTCTTTGGACGGTGCCATTTTGACGGCAAAAGTAAATCTTGCACCTACAGGAAGTAAAGGAGTGTTAAACATTTTTCAACAGAAACTGAAAATTCCGGTAAGAAAGCCTAACGGCACATTCCGGCAGAAAGTTTTCGCAAAGGATGGAAACGCTGAGACATACTACACTTTTTCCATATTGTCCAACCAAAATGACCAGCAATTTCTTTACTGTTTGTCAGTTTTACATTATGACAGACAAAGTATATCACAGCCAATTTTTTGGCAGACTTGTGTTGGAAAAACATGATTTTGCACCAATGAAAGTTCAAAATATAAGAAAATCCTGTACCAATGCAGGCATTCCATCCAAACCAGAATTTCATGCAAATAGTTAACACTGACAATGCAACaagttaaaatatattttaagtGTGAGGTCCAGGAAGTTTGCATCTGGTGGTTAGTCCTAACTTCCTGGTTTATACAGTTATTTCTCGTATCACAAGTCTCCATAGAGAGTGGTTTTATTTTCAGGCTTCCGGGTGAACCAAAAATACTTCACTCCTTAATAGCTTACCAGCAAATGTAAAAGGAGGAGGGCGTGCACTGTGTGGAATTAAGCCATGAAATATGGCAATACGTCCATACTTTGGCCTCAAAGCAAAGATGACTTCACTTCCTTCCATATCAGCAAAGAACACTGTTTCTCCATGTTGATTCTCTGTCCAATTTTGATTCAGATATACAAGCAGAGTAAATTCATTTTCATGAAGTTCGCAATCTCTGTGGATTGTAGTTGTATCTGACTTCTGAATGTTGTTGCAGCCAATGTCATATGGATAATAACCCTCCTTCCCAGAGACAGTCGTTACGATGCGACTAAAAAGTTGCCACATAGAAGTTTGTACAAACTCCTCAACTTCAAATCCTAAAATCCACTGTACATTGTCTGCACCATTTAAATCCgcttccatatcgttgtatccgCCACTCTGAACTGTGCGCGTGAGCGCATCAAGGTCCCTGGCTGGGAGGAGATCATCAAAGACAACAATACTATAACCATCTGCGGTTGTAAAATTCCTCGTTAAGAATTTCTTCAGATCTATCGATTCAACCTCATTGCCATTTGAAGTGCTATTAGCTTTAGACAAAAGTTTACAACTAGGCCACAAGTCTCGCTGAAAAACACGATTGTCACCCTGGAGTGAAGGTTGAATTTGCCTCTTCTCATCCGAAACCAATAAGTTAACTTTCAAAGCATAGAGCCGCCTTGACAAGTCTATAGCTGGGGGCTTAATGACGTGTTCTAAACTTGCCGGAAAAATAACAATTCTTCCAGGTTTCGGATACACAGCTTTCAATATCTCTTCGTTATCATAAACAACAAGTTCACCGTAACTGTTGCGATGCCAATCCTCTACCAGGAATATTACAGCAACGACGCAGTCATCACTGTTGGTAGGGGTGCAACTGTAGATAAACTGTTTGCCACAAATATGGCTTGCTTTCATGTTTACTTCCCCTTCCATGGCTAAAATACTGCAATCGTTGCCTGATGTCATTTTCCTTCCACTGACTTCTACACAAGTTGCCGCTAATTTGCCCCAGGCTTGCGACCTCACGAAGCCTTCGGGTGTGGGCTGACTAGACCAGGAGTAACAGGAATTAGCCGACGTTCCATCTCCGGTTTTTGAGCCTGCAAAGTTCCAGATTGTTTTTTCCGAACTCAgcaattttttcatttcaagaaTTTCATCAGTGGTGAACACATTGTCCCTCACAATGACATCTCTAGGAAGAAATCCTGGAAAGGAAAAACGGACGACAATATTCAGGAAGATGAGATGGAGCGATACTTTGGTTAGCATTGGAAAACCTTAGCAGGAAGAAGAATCATTACTACTTCATAGCCCCACTTCTtgtagtctcctttgcagccgtttttggatgtcacgcaacgctccatCCAAAgagggagcgttgcgtgacaccccaaaaacggctgcgaagacACCACACCTCTTGTGAATAGAGAGCGATCTGAGTCCCACTCGAGGTAAAGAGCAAAAGGGGCACGGACAAATCATGTGCACAACTATATGATGGCTTGACATGAGGTAATTCCCAAAATACCGACTCGTGCAAGTACTTCACGTACATGGCATTGGAATTGTAATAAACgtaagaaaacagaaaagaattATTTATCGGCGCTGCTGGTCCAAATTCCCTTACACCACCTAACCCGCGCTAAACAATAATAAGAAACATGACACAGAAATTGTTATCGTGTGATAACTGGAGGCTACACGTTTATTGAGTCACGCCAACGCAACAGTTACATAGGCGTATACGGGAAAAAACGGCTACGAAAGAACAGAACCTGGGAAAGAACCAACGAGCATCCATTGGATGAAAAAAACCTCACTGCGCTCGTTGCAGCAAAGACTGAAGAAAAACCCCGGCCATATGAATAGACCTCCCCCGACCTGCCGGACACGCTGTTAAAGAACAACAATACATACACTTTAGATCGTTTATATACTTAAAGATCGCGAGACCAATGGACGAGAGTTAAAATCGTCTTTCACATAGCCATTCTTGGCGTTTTCGCTCGCCCAACGACCCTAGCGCTTGACTAGTCTATCAGGAATTCCGGCATTAGCTGCAGAGGTGGCTCCTCCAGCTCTAAGACTATGAACACCGATCTTTGAAACGGCTGTTAAACCTCTAAAAGCATCCTTTACAAGTTCGCGAACTCTCGTATAGCTAATCCCTCGGCTTCGGACTTTCTCTTTCGACCGAGGAGTAGTAAGGGCTCTGGAGATAGTTAAATCTTCGGAGAGGTTTATCTCAGTGCGCATTGATCTGCGCGTAACTTGTAAGGCAAAAGGCAACCGATCTGAGATCTGAAATAGAAGGAGACTTATCTGTAATCTTGGATTCCACTGGGGCCTTGAACATCTCAGGATCTCAGTAGTCGCAGGACCTTTCTTAACCTTGGGCCTTCCCAGAAGCCGCTGGGACGCACTGACCATTAGGGAAACCGGAGGATGATTGGAGATTTAAGACAAGTCAGCCATCTGCTCCGCCCAATCGATGCTATAAACGGCGTTAAGAACTGGAGAAGGAGAATTAGTATCCTGAAGCAAGCACTGGAAATAAATTGCGACCTGAAAGCGATTAGCGGGAAAGAGGCAGACATGATTGGACGAAGCCCAACGTTTCCATCTTCCATCAGTAGCTTTAGATCTAAGAAAAGTACTCTTCACCAGGGAAGTAGTGGGTTGGAGATGCTCGGGGGTTGAAGACAAGAATTGCTGCCACATGTCCGACTGGAACACatctgcaaacaaagaaaaaaaaaaccactagAAACGAAAAACAAATAAGATAGGCCATCCGTCTATATTATTTAATAAATTGATATAGAAACTAATAAACAGCAATAAAAGTAAATATTAAATCGAACGCAGATGGTACAAACAAATCCACACTCATGGGCACAGATAGCCCCAAGTCCGGGAAAGGGCACAGGTGGTCCCTTAATGACAAAGTGAAAACATATAAATAAACAGATAACTAATTGACACTTCAAAATAACCCCAAACTCCATAAATGCTGGGCACAGATAGTCCCGAGTCCGGTAGAGGGCACAGATGGCCCCTTAATgggtaattaaaaaaaaaatatgttaaagtAAACAAACCGTTCGACACTTAAATTAACATGAAAGCTGGGCACAGATAGTCCAATGCTCGTGGGCACAGATGATAATCCCATATTCCAGGGCACAGATAGTCCCAAAACTCTCCTGGCACAAAAAAAGGCCAATACGCTGAAAGGGGCAAATGGCGAAATAGAGAACCTCCATGATATTCTTCCAAAATGACGAATCAATTGCGGAAACATAAGCACCCATTCGGAAAATATATGAATTTTTAAATACTCTTACCGAATCCCTTGATAGTTCATAACGACGAGGGCATATTTTTCTGCTAATTATTCAACACGCGGAAAAATTTGTCCCTCGTCTAAATTGCCTTACACCACCTAACCCGTGCGAAACAACAAGAAACATGACAGAAATTTCTATCGTGTGCTAAGTGGAGGCCGCACGGCCCCAAGagtacaaagaaagaaaaaaccgGCCCGCTCAAAAATACAgcacacaaaaaagaaaaaaggaaaaatagctATCAGTCTATTTGACTCTCAAAGCAATCATCCTGAACTTCAAGTGTTCGTTTCCAGACACGCTATTACAACCCGTTACCCTGAACAAAACTTCTCTGATGCAAAGCCGAAGAACGATTCTCAATCGAACACGGTAAGGGCGATTCCCGAAAAAGAATTTTGTAACCATTCTGAATAATGTCAAAAACAAACTCTGAAGCTCTAACTACATCACGCCAAAAAGGGAAAAATGCATGAAGGATCTTAGACGCCCAGCTCTGACTGGTCAAATTAATTCACACTGATCCCAAACCGAGAAGTCATGATTTCGATCCTGACGACAAGAATTTGTCTTTGAATGGGCAAGAACTGGCCCAATGACCTCTCTTTCCACACCAAAAACACAATTCGGAGCCTCTGAAAGCTTTTCCGGAGTATCGACCCAAGGGACGAAAATAACTACCAGCACGAGGAAAAGAACAAGACGCACCACCAAATCGGGAAGCGCTATTCGGCAAAGGCGCGACAGAGGAAAATATGGAgccagatttttttttcttctcttgcaGAGTTTTAAGCTTGACTGcgcttctttttaatttttgaggcgtCCGCTTCATCGGCGGCCAAATCATCACATTCGTATCTTGAACCGTAGCCAAACCAAATTCGGATTTATCGGCTAATTTAACTATCTTCTGTCTGAAATTAAGCAAGGAGATACTTTTTTTTCAACTCCTCCTTCGCCTTGCCAATGTTCCCACTGTCCAAATCCTTTACCGCAGCAGAACTCTTCTTGAGCATCTTACGGTTAAAGTTGAACTGTTGTTCATTCCCTTTCTTCTTGAAGACGCAGGTTTCTGGTTGCACTTCCGAAGCTATTTCTGAGGACAAATCCGTCTGCGCTTTAAGCAAATTGCTTTCTGGACCTTGAATCTGTGTATTCACTGTGGATAAGATAATATTCTTCTGCGCCTCCAAAAAGGCCTTCAAGTCGGAAGGAGTAGAAGGAGATGATGAAGAATCCTCGTCGCGAAAAAACAGAAAGTTACAAGTAAGAGTAAGTGACTCCAGCGAAAACACCAAGATGACCAATTTTCATAAAACATTTCTTAAATACTCTTACCGAATCCCTTTATAGTTCATAACGAGGAGAGtatatttttccgctaattaTTCAAAACGCGGAAAAATTAGTTTTTACCAGGTAATAGGCTCCTGTTTTTACTCAGTTTATCGTTCTAATTCAAGAGGTCTTGCGCGCTTTGCGCGCACGGGCAGGCAGAATTGGTAACCGCGTGTTGACAGCTTAGTAACCATTCATACGACAATCGATTGAAAATGGCGGATCCACTGTCGCTTCTTCGCCAGTATAACATCAACAAAAAGGAGATCATAGAAAGAGCAGGTGAAATTATGTTCGACGAATTTTCATTTCCGAGGATAGCAAAGACGAACTATGTTATCTTCAAGTAAGTAGATTGCAAATATTGGTTTGAAAGGTGTTTCTGTTTGCCTATGTGTCGACTTCAGTCGCGTTCCATACCCATCGATTCACACTTAAGCTTGTTAATCATTTTAGGTCACAACCCAAAGAATATTACACTTTGGAGTCACTGCTGTTTCTCTTGAAAAATGTGCACTTGTCTCACCCGATTTATGTCCAGCGTGCAGCGGTAAGCTGAAAAATAAATACCTAATTACCACATTTAGAATTAAGTGATTAATTATGTGTGAGCCTTATCTCATTTCTCTTTCTGACACTCTTCCACCCTCTTTCCTCTCTTCTTTTATGTAATGATACTGACGAATCATTTTGTTTGAGTCAACGTATGAGTAAATAGTGTACAGAATAAAGATATAATGATTTTCGAACGGCAAGATCTTAAATTAAGGAAGTGAGATCTAGAATATAATGTAATTGACTGATTTTGTGAAGATCATCTTAGTACCAGTGACTAATGTAATGAATGATCCATTTGAATTGTCATTGTCACAACTTAGAATGAGTAGCAAGGTGTTCTTTAGGATATGAGGTATTTCTTTGTGTGACAGGCAAGGAGCCTCACTTATTTACACATTGCTTTCTTCTCGTAAAGAACTAGACATAGAAAACAATAGACGTTGTTCATATACCAATACATGAGGGGATATTCAGAAATCCAGCCGTGCTACGTTGGTAACAATTTAGGTTTAAATGTGCAGCAAGAAAGCAAAGTGTACGTTAATAGTATTACAAACTAGCAAAAGAGAACTTGATTTAGTCGCGTGGGAAGATAATTCCATAAGTAACAGCCTATTCTCTTGATTAATAATTGTTGTACTAGTTGTGTCAGCAATGGCTTAATTGGCTATTTCTGGTCCGAACCGTCAAATTTGACCTGTCCAGTTACAAGCAGTTTATTGGGACAGGCCAAATCAAACAGTtcagcagccaataaaaattaagcactttaTGTCAccagccaataaactttaactatctAGCCTACCGTAGCCAAttaaaatagagaaaaattattttaattatccAGTAAGCAACACAACAACTACAACctcaacaattattttatttctttcaactgATTTTGCACTTGTAGAATACGTAGTTAATTCACTTTTTGTCATCTTTATTACAGGGAACAAAGATTCCTGTTGTTAGGTTACCCGACAGAAAGGTATAAAGTGCATTTCGCAACTTAAAACATATAATATTGTTATTTCTTGTGAACTATGAGT
This genomic interval carries:
- the LOC136931441 gene encoding uncharacterized protein — encoded protein: MLTKVSLHLIFLNIVVRFSFPGFLPRDVIVRDNVFTTDEILEMKKLLSSEKTIWNFAGSKTGDGTSANSCYSWSSQPTPEGFVRSQAWGKLAATCVEVSGRKMTSGNDCSILAMEGEVNMKASHICGKQFIYSCTPTNSDDCVVAVIFLVEDWHRNSYGELVVYDNEEILKAVYPKPGRIVIFPASLEHVIKPPAIDLSRRLYALKVNLLVSDEKRQIQPSLQGDNRVFQRDLWPSCKLLSKANSTSNGNEVESIDLKKFLTRNFTTADGYSIVVFDDLLPARDLDALTRTVQSGGYNDMEADLNGADNVQWILGFEVEEFVQTSMWQLFSRIVTTVSGKEGYYPYDIGCNNIQKSDTTTIHRDCELHENEFTLLVYLNQNWTENQHGETVFFADMEGSEVIFALRPKYGRIAIFHGLIPHSARPPPFTFAGARFTFAVKMAPSKEIAEKKSLIVELDDLYEILDKLEGEEAINLRNIIQDVLEGKVDREVVRKIMLKYEE